A single region of the Granulicella aggregans genome encodes:
- a CDS encoding HD domain-containing phosphohydrolase, whose translation MLLRAKILLTLIVASGGLSLYLFRGGASGDWIYFSVYLVAVLLSSGMKVGMPNSDGTMSVNFPFIFLGIIQLSPMQALLLAMMSVLAQCRFKVLKPFTLVQIVFNVSNVITATALARVTYSELFARHIAIAPSLTCAAVVYFLANTIPVALIIAWDLREAPYTMWRNNFTWYLPFYLVGAMLAFAADIIGERFGWLTSLLLIPMVYTIFRAYNAQMAIIRDREQHAIDTEELHLRTIEGLAMAIEAKDQNTHRHLMRVRVYVSELGKMLKLEHSMMQALLTASFLHDIGKLAVPEHIINKPGKLTFEEFEKMKIHPVVGADILERVRFPYPVVPIVRSHHEAWDGSGYPDGLKGTDIPIGARLLSVVDCFDALASERPYRKPLPLNEAMDLVRSKAGIHFDPEIVALLDANYLQLEEMARQQIHDMAPLNVDLVIARGLAPGAGFAPTQAESIAAEKNSKIREAAGNHQNSLNLIAAASREARTIFELGQVLGSSLSARETSSMMSTQLRLLIPFNCFAVYIRQDEFLTTQYMDGELARAFTSQLVPMGEGLSGWVAENQRPIINGNPTVEPHYIVETGLFTATSSAISIPLFNLDGSVLGALSLYAEGNAAFHKDHLRILQATESKFSLSLQNALRFRSAESDANVDHLTQLGNMRHFFQKLDAQIEIAQLSMQSFALVVCDLNSFKAVNDRHGHLVGNDLLKLVAKEFRQCCRDQDTVVRMGGDEFVFLFPAMDGASTAACADMLEKAVQRACIDLKLYNDVSVSIGLASYPADGENAEQLLGVADRKMYRSKRAFHGSRSTDERSAVLEPVVAV comes from the coding sequence TTGCTGCTCCGCGCCAAGATTCTTCTGACCCTGATCGTCGCAAGTGGCGGCCTGAGCCTCTACTTGTTCCGTGGGGGCGCAAGCGGTGACTGGATCTACTTCTCCGTCTATCTCGTCGCCGTCCTTCTCAGCTCCGGCATGAAGGTGGGGATGCCGAACTCCGACGGAACCATGTCCGTGAACTTCCCGTTCATCTTCCTGGGCATCATCCAGCTCTCTCCCATGCAGGCTTTACTGCTGGCGATGATGAGCGTGCTCGCCCAGTGCCGTTTCAAAGTTCTCAAGCCCTTCACCCTGGTCCAGATTGTCTTCAACGTATCGAACGTAATCACCGCCACGGCACTTGCCCGGGTAACCTACTCTGAGCTCTTCGCGCGGCACATCGCTATCGCTCCGTCGCTCACCTGCGCTGCGGTGGTCTACTTTCTCGCCAATACCATCCCAGTTGCGCTCATCATCGCCTGGGATCTCCGTGAAGCTCCCTACACGATGTGGCGGAATAACTTCACCTGGTACCTTCCTTTCTATCTTGTGGGCGCGATGTTGGCGTTCGCAGCAGATATCATCGGCGAGCGCTTCGGCTGGCTCACCTCGCTGCTCCTGATCCCGATGGTCTACACCATCTTCCGCGCCTACAACGCGCAGATGGCGATTATCCGCGATCGAGAACAGCACGCTATCGACACCGAGGAACTGCATCTGCGGACCATCGAAGGCCTCGCCATGGCTATCGAGGCCAAGGACCAGAACACGCATCGCCACCTGATGCGCGTCCGCGTCTATGTCTCTGAACTGGGCAAGATGCTGAAGCTCGAGCACTCGATGATGCAGGCCCTGCTGACCGCGTCGTTCCTGCACGACATCGGCAAGCTTGCGGTGCCCGAGCACATCATCAACAAGCCCGGCAAGCTGACCTTCGAAGAGTTCGAAAAGATGAAGATCCACCCCGTCGTGGGTGCGGACATCCTCGAGCGCGTGCGCTTTCCCTATCCCGTTGTGCCCATCGTGCGCTCGCATCACGAAGCGTGGGATGGAAGCGGCTATCCCGACGGCCTGAAGGGGACAGATATTCCCATCGGCGCTCGTCTGCTCTCGGTCGTCGACTGCTTCGACGCGCTCGCCTCCGAGCGCCCCTACCGCAAGCCGCTGCCGCTGAACGAGGCCATGGACCTGGTCAGAAGCAAGGCCGGCATCCACTTCGATCCGGAGATCGTCGCCCTGCTCGATGCCAACTATCTGCAGCTCGAAGAGATGGCGCGGCAGCAGATTCATGACATGGCCCCGCTGAATGTCGATCTCGTGATCGCGCGCGGTCTCGCGCCGGGCGCTGGCTTTGCGCCGACCCAGGCGGAGAGCATCGCGGCCGAAAAGAACTCCAAGATCCGCGAAGCTGCCGGCAACCATCAGAACTCGCTTAATCTCATCGCCGCCGCAAGCCGCGAGGCCCGCACGATCTTCGAACTGGGCCAGGTGCTCGGAAGCTCGTTGAGTGCGCGTGAGACCAGCTCCATGATGTCGACGCAGCTCCGGTTGCTCATCCCGTTCAACTGCTTCGCTGTCTACATCAGACAGGATGAATTCCTGACAACGCAATATATGGATGGCGAGCTCGCCCGCGCCTTCACCTCCCAGCTCGTCCCCATGGGTGAAGGTCTATCCGGCTGGGTGGCGGAGAACCAGCGGCCGATCATCAACGGCAATCCGACCGTCGAGCCGCACTACATCGTCGAGACCGGCCTCTTCACCGCGACCAGCTCCGCCATCTCGATCCCGCTGTTCAACCTCGATGGGTCAGTCCTTGGAGCGCTCTCGCTGTACGCGGAAGGCAACGCCGCATTTCACAAGGACCACCTCCGTATCCTTCAGGCCACCGAATCGAAGTTCTCGCTCTCGCTGCAGAACGCTCTGCGCTTCCGCTCTGCCGAGTCGGACGCGAACGTCGATCACCTCACGCAGCTTGGCAATATGCGCCACTTCTTCCAGAAGCTGGACGCGCAGATCGAGATCGCGCAGCTGAGTATGCAAAGCTTCGCCCTCGTCGTATGCGATCTCAACTCCTTCAAGGCCGTCAACGATCGCCACGGACATCTCGTCGGCAACGATCTGCTCAAGCTCGTAGCGAAAGAGTTCCGCCAGTGCTGCCGCGACCAGGACACCGTCGTCCGCATGGGCGGAGACGAGTTCGTCTTCCTCTTCCCGGCAATGGACGGCGCTTCGACTGCGGCCTGTGCCGACATGCTGGAGAAGGCAGTGCAGCGCGCCTGCATCGATCTCAAGCTCTATAACGATGTCTCGGTCAGCATCGGCCTCGCCTCTTACCCCGCCGATGGAGAGAACGCAGAGCAGCTGCTTGGCGTCGCCGATCGCAAGATGTACCGCAGTAAACGGGCCTTCCACGGGAGCCGCTCAACAGACGAACGAAGCGCTGTGTTGGAGCCGGTCGTCGCAGTATGA